One stretch of Eupeodes corollae chromosome 2, idEupCoro1.1, whole genome shotgun sequence DNA includes these proteins:
- the LOC129944557 gene encoding collagen alpha-1(I) chain-like isoform X1 — translation MMSLRAVFCMVLAILPLQEILAARVVDKENRRLILDIQDKKTTNNQYYTSNFDTSAYRYGYDIGETGNFHHESRGPDGVTYGCYGWIDPYTVLRVVHYVADAHGYRTVEPQKPVEVFPEAGDSSMQSFEQRAKRVGVMVAWEELYFPVGCGKFEGGARPDFPVFDFQSDDTDKKPLFTGFDINFAKKKPAKTGSASDIGGFNSIRQDTNKKGPIVLKGSAEKSLPIYGSNQGSGGSRPGNVGKVAVNKINGASSIRGSSSFKSDGSNDSGKYTHVDGGVGPGADPYGHIVGQNGGTGGFGSGGGLGSDGPNRSNNGPNGPNGPNGQNGPNGPSGPNGPSGPNGPNGPNGPNGPNGPKGPAGAGDRFGIGGNTGVGPPGRGGGFGAGTNSGFGGGINKGQGGSSGFGDGISSGQGGSSGAGNKNSNGQGGSAGFGSGNNRGQGGSFAPGRGGNRGQGGSSGLGSGNNSGQGGLAGLGDGLNKGQSGSSGVGGDINRSQGGVSGLGSGLNRGQGGSSGFGNKNNRGQGGSTGLGSGNNNGQGGSSGLGSAGNNGQGGLSGFGQGGSSGFGVGLNKVQGGSSGFGNTNNRVQGGSSGLGSGNNSGQGGSSGVGSGLNRGPNGSSGLGGEINRGQGGSSGFGNGANRGQAESSGKGSLNSNGTGGSKITSASTPLIDGLFGNDVQGSEGSFGNRFKPSGQTYLDKSNESGQQNSQFNGQLFGTKPSLSTAADGSQSLTGVNNNKLDVFDYGFHRGEASNPSPSTVSPLTKATKAGIYNQGSQNNFDGKFKGDNNDGKYVEKPVPYIHVEGEHGPGADPYAHVIGLEGGFGGTGGNGGAGGLGGVGGIGGNGLGGPSGPQGPSGPFGSPGPQGPNGPFGSPGPQGPNGPFGPPGVGGLSKPGSNGPPGPPGRQGPQKISNSGLNGPPGPPGPNGPKKTSNSGLNGPPGPLGPQQPGVGGPSGSRGQPGPQRGQGQSSKYNSQGSYTQVTQNTGNGKFRGDNNDGKYVEKPVPYVHIEGEHGPGADPYAHIAGSEGGFGGIGGVGGFGGVGGVGNNGAGGPNGPSGPNGPSGPNGPSGPNGPFGYPGPQGPNGPPGLSKPGSNGPPGPPGPPGPQGSGNSGFSGPPGPPGPRGPSKSGPAGPSGPSGPSKTGSSTTLNSNKSGGNINSNIYNQKTEDNSGKYVDTSVNGPQGGFGNKGSLGQGGVGTIGHSGPSGSLGTPDSRGPIRAKPTENRQHVSQTQSSLTGQSSDHQGSYVQASQKPGAGDSSGLYVDTSVPYQHIEGVHGPGADAYGHVEGEQGGVGGVGGIGGVGGAGGVGGNGGFGGVGGNGNNGPNGPTGPSGPSGPQGPKGPFGLPGPPGPPGSFGPSRPGTSGIPGPTGLQGQSDNSRPGFGGVIGAPGKPGSSNPGRPGPPGPPGPTSTGLRNPNQQPTDNQYQFLSQSGFPGFNAQDSG, via the exons atGATGAGCCTTCGTGCAGTTTTTTGCATG GTGCTCGCCATCTTGCCTCTGCAAGAAATTCTTGCCGCCCGCGTAGTTGACAAAGAGAACCGCAGGTTAATCTTAGATATCCAAGACAAGAAAACTACAAACAATCAATACTATACCTCAAACTTTGACACAA GTGCCTACCGTTACGGTTACGATATCGGTGAGACCGGTAATTTTCATCATGAATCACGTGGCCCAGATGGGGTTACGTACGGTTGTTACGGATGGATTGATCCGTATACCGTGCTGAGGGTAGTACATTATGTAGCAGATGCTCACGGCTACAGGACCGTTGAGCCTCAAAAGCCAGTAGAGGTGTTCCCTGAAGCTGGTGACAGTTCGATGCAGAGCTTCGAACAACGAGCGAAACGAGTGGGTGTTATGGTAGCTTGGGAAGAATTGTACTTCCCAGTCGGGTGTGGTAAATTCGAAGGTGGAGCCCGACCGGATTTCCCAGTTTTCGATTTTCAATCAGACGACACTGAT AAGAAGCCGTTGTTCACTGGATTTGAcattaattttgcaaaaaagaagCCCGCGAAGACGGGTAGCGCATCCGACATCGGAGGCTTTAATAGCATACGACAAGATACTAACAAAAAAGGTCCCATTGTATTAAAAGGATCAGCAGAGAAAAGCTTACCTATCTATGGAAGCAATCAAGGAAGTGGAGGAAGCCGACCAGGAAATGTGGGCAAAGTAGCTGTTAATAAAATTAACGGCGCAAGTAGCATAAGAGGCAGTAGTAGTTTTAAGAGCGACGGTTCGAATGATTCGGGCAAGTATACCCACGTTGATGGAGGGGTAGGTCCAGGAGCAGATCCATATGGTCACATTGTTGGTCAGAACGGTGGCACCGGCGGATTTGGGTCCGGAGGAGGCTTAGGGTCAG atgGTCCTAATAGATCTAATAACGGCCCTAATGGACCCAATGGTCCTAATGGCCAAAACGGTCCCAATGGCCCAAGTGGTCCTAATGGCCCAAGTGGTCCCAATGGACCAAACGGTCCAAATGGACCAAACGGTCCAAATGGACCAAAAGGTCCTGCTGGAGCTGGAGACAGATTCGGTATAGGAGGTAACACCGGCGTTGGTCCCCCAGGTAGAGGTGGAGGATTTGGAGCTGGTACAAATTCAGGCTTTGGGGGAGGAATAAATAAGGGACAAGGGGGCTCATCTGGATTTGGAGACGGAATAAGTAGTGGTCAAGGTGGATCTTCTGGAGCTGGCAATAAAAATAGCAACGGTCAAGGTGGATCAGCAGGCTTTGGAAGTGGAAATAATAGAGGCCAAGGTGGATCGTTTGCACCTGGAAGAGGAGGTAACAGAGGTCAAGGAGGATCGTCTGGGCTTGGAAGTGGCAATAACAGCGGTCAAGGAGGATTGGCAGGGCTCGGGGATGGATTAAACAAAGGTCAAAGTGGATCTTCTGGTGTTGGAGGTGATATAAACAGAAGCCAGGGTGGAGTATCCGGACTTGGAAGTGGACTAAATAGAGGCCAAGGTGGATCTTCTggatttggaaataaaaataacagaGGTCAAGGTGGATCGACTGGGCTTGGAAGTGGTAATAACAACGGTCAAGGTGGATCGTCTGGGCTTGGAAGCGCTGGTAACAACGGTCAAGGCGGATTGTCAGGCTTCGGTCAAGGTGGATCATCTGGATTTGGAGTTGGACTAAATAAAGTCCAAGGTGGATCTTCTGGATTTGGAAATACAAATAACAGAGTTCAAGGTGGATCGTCTGGGCTCGGCAGTGGCAATAACAGCGGTCAAGGAGGATCGTCTGGTGTCGGCAGTGGATTAAACAGAGGTCCAAATGGATCTTCTGGACTCGGAGGTGAAATAAACAGAGGTCAAGGCGGATCTTCTGGTTTCGGAAATGGCGCTAACAGAGGTCAAGCAGAATCTTCTGGAAAAGGTAGCTTAAACAGCAACGGGACTGGAGGATCGAAAATCACAAGTGCATCCACACCACTAATTGACGGTCTCTTTGGCAATGATGTTCAAGGAAGTGAAGGATCATTCGGAAATAGATTCAAGCCTAGTGGACAGACATATTTGGATAAATCAAATGAAAGCGGACAGCAAAATAGTCAATTCAATGGTCAATTATTTGGAACAAAACCCTCTTTAAGTACAGCAGCTGATGGCTCCCAAAGTCTTACCGGggtcaacaacaacaaactagaCGTTTTCGACTATGGTTTTCATCGCGGTGAAGCTTCAAATCCATCCCCATCTACAGTCAGTCCATTAACTAAAGCCACCAAAGCAGGAATCTATAATCAAGGATCAC AAAATAATTTCGATGGTAAATTCAAAGGAGATAACAATGATGGCAAATACGTCGAAAAACCTGTGCCTTACATTCACGTTGAAGGTGAACATGGTCCGGGAGCTGATCCCTATGCACATGTTATAGGTTTAGAAGGTGGTTTTGGAGGTACTGGAGGAAATGGAGGTGCTGGAGGGTTAGGTGGAGTCGGTGGTATTGGAGGAAACGGATTAGGAGGGCCTTCTGGTCCACAAGGACCAAGCGGTCCCTTCGGATCTCCAGGTCCGCAAGGACCAAACGGACCCTTCGGATCTCCTGGACCACAAGGCCCGAACGGACCCTTTGGACCACCAGGAGTAGGTGGATTGAGTAAACCAGGTTCAAATGGGCCACCTGGACCTCCAGGACGACAGGGACCTCAAAAAATAAGTAACTCAGGTCTGAATGGGCCACCTGGACCTCCCGGTCCAAATGGACCTAAGAAAACAAGTAACTCAGGTCTGAATGGGCCACCTGGCCCATTAGGTCCTCAGCAACCAGGCGTAGGAGGACCATCTGGATCACGTGGTCAGCCAGGTCCACAAAGAGGACAAGGACAATCATCCAAATATAACTCACAAGGAAGCTATACCCAAGTAACAC AAAATACCGGTAATGGAAAATTCAGAGGGGATAACAATGATGGCAAATATGTTGAAAAGCCAGTGCCTTATGTTCATATTGAAGGAGAACATGGCCCAGGAGCTGATCCCTACGCACATATTGCTGGTTCAGAAGGTGGCTTCGGAGGAATTGGAGGCGTTGGAGGATTCGGCGGAGTTGGTGGTGTTGGAAATAATGGAGCAGGAGGTCCTAATGGACCTTCAGGACCAAATGGACCTTCCGGACCAAATGGACCTTCCGGACCAAATGGACCTTTCGGATATCCCGGACCACAGGGGCCAAATGGCCCACCTGGATTGAGTAAACCAGGTTCAAATGGGCCACCTGGACCTCCAGGTCCACCAGGTCCGCAGGGATCCGGTAACTCAGGCTTCAGTGGACCACCTGGTCCACCAGGACCTCGAGGACCAAGCAAATCAGGCCCAGCTGGACCATCTGGACCCTCAGGTCCCAGTAAAACAGGTTCAAGCACAACACTAAACTCAAACAAATCAGGCGGCAACATTAACTCGAATA tttacaATCAGAAAACGGAAGATAATTCTGGCAAATATGTAGACACTTCTGTTAATGGTCCACAAGGTGGATTTGGTAATAAGGGAAGCCTTGGACAAGGAGGAGTAGGAACAATAGGCCATTCTGGTCCAAGTGGTTCATTAGGAACCCCAGATTCAAGAGGACCTATTAGAGCAAAGCCAACTGAAAATCGGCAACACGTATCCCAAACGCAAAGTTCTCTGACCGGTCAATCGTCAGATCATCAAGGAAGTTATGTTCAAGCTTCCC aaaaaccTGGTGCAGGTGATAGCTCAGGGCTGTACGTAGACACTTCGGTGCCATATCAGCATATTGAAGGTGTACATGGTCCAGGAGCTGATGCCTATGGCCATGTTGAGGGTGAACAAGGTGGAGTTGGTGGAGTTGGCGGAATTGGAGGCGTCGGTGGAGCAGGCGGAGTAGGCGGTAATGGCGGTTTCGGCGGAGTTGGTGGAAATGGAAATAACGGTCCTAATGGACCAACAGGGCCTTCGGGACCCTCTGGACCTCAAGGACCTAAAGGACCATTTGGACTACCAGGTCCCCCCGGTCCACCCGGATCATTTGGACCTAGCAGACCAGGCACATCAGGAATTCCCGGACCAACAGGACTACAAGGACAATCAGATAATTCGAGACCCGGATTTGGCGGTGTCATCGGAGCCCCAGGAAAACCAGGCTCATCGAATCCTGGTAGACCTGGACCTCCAGGTCCACCAGGACCTACATCAACTGGCTTACGCAATCCAAACCAACAACCAACGGACAACCAATATCAATTCCTAAGTCAGTCTGGTTTTCCTGGGTTCAACGCACAGGATTCAGGTTAG
- the LOC129944557 gene encoding collagen alpha-1(I) chain-like isoform X2 yields MMSLRAVFCMVLAILPLQEILAARVVDKENRRLILDIQDKKTTNNQYYTSNFDTSAYRYGYDIGETGNFHHESRGPDGVTYGCYGWIDPYTVLRVVHYVADAHGYRTVEPQKPVEVFPEAGDSSMQSFEQRAKRVGVMVAWEELYFPVGCGKFEGGARPDFPVFDFQSDDTDKPLFTGFDINFAKKKPAKTGSASDIGGFNSIRQDTNKKGPIVLKGSAEKSLPIYGSNQGSGGSRPGNVGKVAVNKINGASSIRGSSSFKSDGSNDSGKYTHVDGGVGPGADPYGHIVGQNGGTGGFGSGGGLGSDGPNRSNNGPNGPNGPNGQNGPNGPSGPNGPSGPNGPNGPNGPNGPNGPKGPAGAGDRFGIGGNTGVGPPGRGGGFGAGTNSGFGGGINKGQGGSSGFGDGISSGQGGSSGAGNKNSNGQGGSAGFGSGNNRGQGGSFAPGRGGNRGQGGSSGLGSGNNSGQGGLAGLGDGLNKGQSGSSGVGGDINRSQGGVSGLGSGLNRGQGGSSGFGNKNNRGQGGSTGLGSGNNNGQGGSSGLGSAGNNGQGGLSGFGQGGSSGFGVGLNKVQGGSSGFGNTNNRVQGGSSGLGSGNNSGQGGSSGVGSGLNRGPNGSSGLGGEINRGQGGSSGFGNGANRGQAESSGKGSLNSNGTGGSKITSASTPLIDGLFGNDVQGSEGSFGNRFKPSGQTYLDKSNESGQQNSQFNGQLFGTKPSLSTAADGSQSLTGVNNNKLDVFDYGFHRGEASNPSPSTVSPLTKATKAGIYNQGSQNNFDGKFKGDNNDGKYVEKPVPYIHVEGEHGPGADPYAHVIGLEGGFGGTGGNGGAGGLGGVGGIGGNGLGGPSGPQGPSGPFGSPGPQGPNGPFGSPGPQGPNGPFGPPGVGGLSKPGSNGPPGPPGRQGPQKISNSGLNGPPGPPGPNGPKKTSNSGLNGPPGPLGPQQPGVGGPSGSRGQPGPQRGQGQSSKYNSQGSYTQVTQNTGNGKFRGDNNDGKYVEKPVPYVHIEGEHGPGADPYAHIAGSEGGFGGIGGVGGFGGVGGVGNNGAGGPNGPSGPNGPSGPNGPSGPNGPFGYPGPQGPNGPPGLSKPGSNGPPGPPGPPGPQGSGNSGFSGPPGPPGPRGPSKSGPAGPSGPSGPSKTGSSTTLNSNKSGGNINSNIYNQKTEDNSGKYVDTSVNGPQGGFGNKGSLGQGGVGTIGHSGPSGSLGTPDSRGPIRAKPTENRQHVSQTQSSLTGQSSDHQGSYVQASQKPGAGDSSGLYVDTSVPYQHIEGVHGPGADAYGHVEGEQGGVGGVGGIGGVGGAGGVGGNGGFGGVGGNGNNGPNGPTGPSGPSGPQGPKGPFGLPGPPGPPGSFGPSRPGTSGIPGPTGLQGQSDNSRPGFGGVIGAPGKPGSSNPGRPGPPGPPGPTSTGLRNPNQQPTDNQYQFLSQSGFPGFNAQDSG; encoded by the exons atGATGAGCCTTCGTGCAGTTTTTTGCATG GTGCTCGCCATCTTGCCTCTGCAAGAAATTCTTGCCGCCCGCGTAGTTGACAAAGAGAACCGCAGGTTAATCTTAGATATCCAAGACAAGAAAACTACAAACAATCAATACTATACCTCAAACTTTGACACAA GTGCCTACCGTTACGGTTACGATATCGGTGAGACCGGTAATTTTCATCATGAATCACGTGGCCCAGATGGGGTTACGTACGGTTGTTACGGATGGATTGATCCGTATACCGTGCTGAGGGTAGTACATTATGTAGCAGATGCTCACGGCTACAGGACCGTTGAGCCTCAAAAGCCAGTAGAGGTGTTCCCTGAAGCTGGTGACAGTTCGATGCAGAGCTTCGAACAACGAGCGAAACGAGTGGGTGTTATGGTAGCTTGGGAAGAATTGTACTTCCCAGTCGGGTGTGGTAAATTCGAAGGTGGAGCCCGACCGGATTTCCCAGTTTTCGATTTTCAATCAGACGACACTGAT AAGCCGTTGTTCACTGGATTTGAcattaattttgcaaaaaagaagCCCGCGAAGACGGGTAGCGCATCCGACATCGGAGGCTTTAATAGCATACGACAAGATACTAACAAAAAAGGTCCCATTGTATTAAAAGGATCAGCAGAGAAAAGCTTACCTATCTATGGAAGCAATCAAGGAAGTGGAGGAAGCCGACCAGGAAATGTGGGCAAAGTAGCTGTTAATAAAATTAACGGCGCAAGTAGCATAAGAGGCAGTAGTAGTTTTAAGAGCGACGGTTCGAATGATTCGGGCAAGTATACCCACGTTGATGGAGGGGTAGGTCCAGGAGCAGATCCATATGGTCACATTGTTGGTCAGAACGGTGGCACCGGCGGATTTGGGTCCGGAGGAGGCTTAGGGTCAG atgGTCCTAATAGATCTAATAACGGCCCTAATGGACCCAATGGTCCTAATGGCCAAAACGGTCCCAATGGCCCAAGTGGTCCTAATGGCCCAAGTGGTCCCAATGGACCAAACGGTCCAAATGGACCAAACGGTCCAAATGGACCAAAAGGTCCTGCTGGAGCTGGAGACAGATTCGGTATAGGAGGTAACACCGGCGTTGGTCCCCCAGGTAGAGGTGGAGGATTTGGAGCTGGTACAAATTCAGGCTTTGGGGGAGGAATAAATAAGGGACAAGGGGGCTCATCTGGATTTGGAGACGGAATAAGTAGTGGTCAAGGTGGATCTTCTGGAGCTGGCAATAAAAATAGCAACGGTCAAGGTGGATCAGCAGGCTTTGGAAGTGGAAATAATAGAGGCCAAGGTGGATCGTTTGCACCTGGAAGAGGAGGTAACAGAGGTCAAGGAGGATCGTCTGGGCTTGGAAGTGGCAATAACAGCGGTCAAGGAGGATTGGCAGGGCTCGGGGATGGATTAAACAAAGGTCAAAGTGGATCTTCTGGTGTTGGAGGTGATATAAACAGAAGCCAGGGTGGAGTATCCGGACTTGGAAGTGGACTAAATAGAGGCCAAGGTGGATCTTCTggatttggaaataaaaataacagaGGTCAAGGTGGATCGACTGGGCTTGGAAGTGGTAATAACAACGGTCAAGGTGGATCGTCTGGGCTTGGAAGCGCTGGTAACAACGGTCAAGGCGGATTGTCAGGCTTCGGTCAAGGTGGATCATCTGGATTTGGAGTTGGACTAAATAAAGTCCAAGGTGGATCTTCTGGATTTGGAAATACAAATAACAGAGTTCAAGGTGGATCGTCTGGGCTCGGCAGTGGCAATAACAGCGGTCAAGGAGGATCGTCTGGTGTCGGCAGTGGATTAAACAGAGGTCCAAATGGATCTTCTGGACTCGGAGGTGAAATAAACAGAGGTCAAGGCGGATCTTCTGGTTTCGGAAATGGCGCTAACAGAGGTCAAGCAGAATCTTCTGGAAAAGGTAGCTTAAACAGCAACGGGACTGGAGGATCGAAAATCACAAGTGCATCCACACCACTAATTGACGGTCTCTTTGGCAATGATGTTCAAGGAAGTGAAGGATCATTCGGAAATAGATTCAAGCCTAGTGGACAGACATATTTGGATAAATCAAATGAAAGCGGACAGCAAAATAGTCAATTCAATGGTCAATTATTTGGAACAAAACCCTCTTTAAGTACAGCAGCTGATGGCTCCCAAAGTCTTACCGGggtcaacaacaacaaactagaCGTTTTCGACTATGGTTTTCATCGCGGTGAAGCTTCAAATCCATCCCCATCTACAGTCAGTCCATTAACTAAAGCCACCAAAGCAGGAATCTATAATCAAGGATCAC AAAATAATTTCGATGGTAAATTCAAAGGAGATAACAATGATGGCAAATACGTCGAAAAACCTGTGCCTTACATTCACGTTGAAGGTGAACATGGTCCGGGAGCTGATCCCTATGCACATGTTATAGGTTTAGAAGGTGGTTTTGGAGGTACTGGAGGAAATGGAGGTGCTGGAGGGTTAGGTGGAGTCGGTGGTATTGGAGGAAACGGATTAGGAGGGCCTTCTGGTCCACAAGGACCAAGCGGTCCCTTCGGATCTCCAGGTCCGCAAGGACCAAACGGACCCTTCGGATCTCCTGGACCACAAGGCCCGAACGGACCCTTTGGACCACCAGGAGTAGGTGGATTGAGTAAACCAGGTTCAAATGGGCCACCTGGACCTCCAGGACGACAGGGACCTCAAAAAATAAGTAACTCAGGTCTGAATGGGCCACCTGGACCTCCCGGTCCAAATGGACCTAAGAAAACAAGTAACTCAGGTCTGAATGGGCCACCTGGCCCATTAGGTCCTCAGCAACCAGGCGTAGGAGGACCATCTGGATCACGTGGTCAGCCAGGTCCACAAAGAGGACAAGGACAATCATCCAAATATAACTCACAAGGAAGCTATACCCAAGTAACAC AAAATACCGGTAATGGAAAATTCAGAGGGGATAACAATGATGGCAAATATGTTGAAAAGCCAGTGCCTTATGTTCATATTGAAGGAGAACATGGCCCAGGAGCTGATCCCTACGCACATATTGCTGGTTCAGAAGGTGGCTTCGGAGGAATTGGAGGCGTTGGAGGATTCGGCGGAGTTGGTGGTGTTGGAAATAATGGAGCAGGAGGTCCTAATGGACCTTCAGGACCAAATGGACCTTCCGGACCAAATGGACCTTCCGGACCAAATGGACCTTTCGGATATCCCGGACCACAGGGGCCAAATGGCCCACCTGGATTGAGTAAACCAGGTTCAAATGGGCCACCTGGACCTCCAGGTCCACCAGGTCCGCAGGGATCCGGTAACTCAGGCTTCAGTGGACCACCTGGTCCACCAGGACCTCGAGGACCAAGCAAATCAGGCCCAGCTGGACCATCTGGACCCTCAGGTCCCAGTAAAACAGGTTCAAGCACAACACTAAACTCAAACAAATCAGGCGGCAACATTAACTCGAATA tttacaATCAGAAAACGGAAGATAATTCTGGCAAATATGTAGACACTTCTGTTAATGGTCCACAAGGTGGATTTGGTAATAAGGGAAGCCTTGGACAAGGAGGAGTAGGAACAATAGGCCATTCTGGTCCAAGTGGTTCATTAGGAACCCCAGATTCAAGAGGACCTATTAGAGCAAAGCCAACTGAAAATCGGCAACACGTATCCCAAACGCAAAGTTCTCTGACCGGTCAATCGTCAGATCATCAAGGAAGTTATGTTCAAGCTTCCC aaaaaccTGGTGCAGGTGATAGCTCAGGGCTGTACGTAGACACTTCGGTGCCATATCAGCATATTGAAGGTGTACATGGTCCAGGAGCTGATGCCTATGGCCATGTTGAGGGTGAACAAGGTGGAGTTGGTGGAGTTGGCGGAATTGGAGGCGTCGGTGGAGCAGGCGGAGTAGGCGGTAATGGCGGTTTCGGCGGAGTTGGTGGAAATGGAAATAACGGTCCTAATGGACCAACAGGGCCTTCGGGACCCTCTGGACCTCAAGGACCTAAAGGACCATTTGGACTACCAGGTCCCCCCGGTCCACCCGGATCATTTGGACCTAGCAGACCAGGCACATCAGGAATTCCCGGACCAACAGGACTACAAGGACAATCAGATAATTCGAGACCCGGATTTGGCGGTGTCATCGGAGCCCCAGGAAAACCAGGCTCATCGAATCCTGGTAGACCTGGACCTCCAGGTCCACCAGGACCTACATCAACTGGCTTACGCAATCCAAACCAACAACCAACGGACAACCAATATCAATTCCTAAGTCAGTCTGGTTTTCCTGGGTTCAACGCACAGGATTCAGGTTAG